In Thermococcus sp. M39, the following are encoded in one genomic region:
- a CDS encoding Nre family DNA repair protein, with protein sequence MMQLFNSKLCALCKGRKLLCGRPTCPILERFRVVKSVERIVNRREIFGSSPPSIFVGEFGYPKVRIGPLVPPIEGNTSYLDNPLKWENKTINDILKYRSLLVMGETKANVKVSKSQRILSEIQELAMSIRPVDSEILLKRKPILKVLPNEFAPPIGPKAELLDFELTENPRIPRKTDYVVSDELKAEEAIMRLYTWGFDEYYIIRLLSAGLLGISKKLVPTRWSITAVQDTIGNHLRKEILKYDTINEFELYFYEFLGNRYAVLLMPESYAFELLEVWLKGSLFGSEEPQVIHDYEDWRGIKGYAEETTGAYYAARLSILEFLRNRERQARILVFREVTPKYYAPVGVWQIRLGVKKALENLVGRFSTLQEALNEIRKLLEHPLEKYLEKSWLLKMRKKQMTLDEFLKNF encoded by the coding sequence GTGATGCAGCTCTTCAACTCAAAGCTATGTGCATTGTGCAAAGGTCGTAAACTGCTCTGCGGTAGGCCCACATGTCCAATTCTTGAGAGATTTAGAGTAGTCAAGAGTGTCGAGAGAATTGTAAACAGAAGAGAGATTTTTGGCTCTTCACCGCCAAGCATATTCGTTGGAGAATTTGGATATCCAAAGGTTAGAATTGGCCCTCTTGTGCCACCAATTGAAGGAAACACATCTTATCTTGACAATCCCCTTAAATGGGAGAACAAAACAATAAATGACATTCTCAAATACCGCTCACTTTTGGTTATGGGAGAAACGAAAGCTAATGTGAAAGTTAGCAAAAGCCAGCGAATTCTGAGCGAAATTCAAGAGTTGGCAATGTCAATAAGGCCAGTAGATAGCGAAATTCTTCTCAAGAGGAAGCCGATTTTAAAAGTTCTGCCAAATGAGTTTGCTCCACCTATCGGTCCAAAAGCTGAACTCTTAGACTTTGAACTTACAGAGAATCCAAGAATCCCAAGGAAAACTGACTATGTCGTAAGCGATGAACTGAAGGCTGAAGAAGCCATTATGAGGCTTTACACTTGGGGATTTGACGAGTATTACATTATACGACTGCTCTCAGCTGGTTTGTTAGGGATTAGCAAAAAGCTTGTACCAACTAGATGGAGCATTACAGCAGTTCAAGACACAATCGGAAATCATTTGAGAAAGGAAATCCTAAAGTACGATACAATAAACGAGTTCGAGCTTTACTTTTACGAATTCCTTGGAAACAGATACGCTGTGCTTTTGATGCCAGAGAGTTATGCATTTGAGCTCTTAGAGGTGTGGCTTAAGGGTTCGCTGTTTGGAAGTGAAGAGCCTCAAGTTATTCACGATTATGAGGACTGGAGAGGTATTAAAGGCTATGCTGAGGAAACCACTGGTGCCTATTATGCAGCCCGCTTAAGTATCCTTGAATTCCTAAGGAATAGGGAAAGGCAAGCAAGGATTTTAGTGTTCAGAGAGGTAACACCAAAATATTATGCTCCCGTTGGAGTATGGCAGATTAGATTAGGAGTTAAGAAGGCATTGGAAAATCTAGTCGGAAGATTCAGCACACTGCAAGAAGCTTTGAACGAAATTAGAAAGCTTTTAGAACATCCTCTTGAGAAATATCTCGAGAAAAGCTGGCTTTTAAAGATGCGGAAGAAACAGATGACACTTGATGAATTTTTGAAAAACTTTTAA
- a CDS encoding Lrp/AsnC family transcriptional regulator: MMEAFVLIIVKPGNEEKVYNKLKDNPMVKEIYRVYGEYDIVIRVEVGSIAELDKFHDEVLRKIGDIEMTETLIASSYRT, from the coding sequence ATGATGGAGGCATTTGTTTTGATTATTGTAAAGCCGGGGAATGAGGAAAAAGTATACAACAAGCTTAAGGACAATCCAATGGTGAAGGAAATTTACAGAGTTTATGGAGAATATGATATTGTCATTAGGGTAGAGGTCGGCAGCATTGCAGAGCTTGATAAATTCCACGATGAAGTTCTCAGAAAAATAGGTGATATAGAAATGACAGAGACGTTGATAGCAAGTTCATATAGAACCTAG
- a CDS encoding MFS transporter, with product MEVIENAEFGKFHYKLLAILGTIWAFIAINTLSAAFIIPLLKKELAFQGSLTKLGAMGSAALWGMLLGAWFFGILADYIGRKRSLSLAVLTFGLGSIASAFVQSLDQLIILRFIVGLGLGGSLPVASSYFAEFMPKKIRGAMISILESFWAIGTIIIGIVALIVKANWRSILLFGGAILLALPLLATLPESPRFLLLKGKIKEAEEIIKKIFGVSVKLEMPKEEHRKITIAELWSKYAKITFMLTIAWFSIAFAYYGFFIWLPKFLASTLNITVFKSFQYFIVTAVAQLPGYWSAAYLIEKIGRKKTLSSYLFLSGLAGLLFYKFASSGNASMILLSAVLFSFFNLGAWGAIYAYTPELYPTSVRGTGTGWAGAMARIGGGLAPIIAGRVMEISTVGAAVLIIAVISIVGALAIAVLGKETKGKSLE from the coding sequence ATGGAAGTTATAGAGAACGCCGAATTTGGGAAGTTTCACTATAAGCTTTTGGCAATTTTAGGGACAATATGGGCGTTTATAGCCATCAATACTCTCTCTGCAGCGTTCATAATCCCATTATTAAAAAAAGAGCTAGCATTTCAAGGAAGCCTAACAAAGCTTGGAGCTATGGGTTCTGCTGCCCTTTGGGGTATGCTGCTTGGAGCATGGTTCTTTGGAATTCTAGCGGATTACATTGGAAGGAAGAGGAGCTTGAGCTTAGCAGTTCTGACGTTTGGTCTGGGATCAATAGCAAGTGCCTTTGTTCAAAGCTTAGATCAGCTTATCATTCTCAGATTCATAGTTGGTCTTGGTTTAGGTGGTTCTCTCCCAGTCGCGAGCTCATACTTTGCTGAGTTTATGCCAAAAAAGATTAGAGGAGCTATGATTTCAATCTTAGAGAGCTTTTGGGCGATTGGTACTATAATAATTGGAATTGTTGCTTTAATAGTGAAGGCAAACTGGAGAAGCATACTTCTATTTGGAGGCGCAATTCTGTTAGCGTTACCTCTCTTGGCTACACTACCAGAATCCCCACGCTTCTTGCTTCTCAAAGGAAAGATCAAGGAAGCTGAAGAAATAATAAAGAAAATCTTTGGAGTTTCCGTAAAACTGGAAATGCCTAAAGAGGAGCACAGAAAAATCACTATTGCAGAGCTCTGGAGCAAATATGCAAAGATAACGTTCATGTTAACAATTGCATGGTTTAGCATTGCATTTGCCTATTATGGCTTTTTCATATGGCTCCCAAAGTTCCTTGCATCAACCCTTAACATTACGGTCTTTAAGAGCTTTCAGTACTTTATAGTCACTGCAGTTGCTCAGCTACCGGGTTATTGGAGTGCTGCATATCTCATTGAGAAAATTGGAAGAAAGAAAACGCTTTCAAGTTACCTCTTCCTATCAGGTCTAGCTGGACTCTTATTTTACAAGTTCGCAAGCTCTGGAAACGCCTCAATGATACTTTTAAGTGCTGTATTATTCAGCTTCTTCAACTTGGGTGCATGGGGAGCAATCTATGCATATACTCCGGAGTTGTATCCAACAAGTGTTAGGGGCACAGGAACTGGATGGGCTGGGGCCATGGCAAGAATAGGCGGTGGATTAGCTCCAATAATTGCTGGAAGAGTGATGGAGATTTCAACAGTTGGAGCAGCAGTGCTTATAATAGCAGTAATTTCAATAGTGGGAGCTTTGGCTATAGCAGTACTCGGAAAAGAAACGAAAGGAAAATCCTTAGAGTAG
- a CDS encoding pyridoxal-phosphate dependent enzyme, translating into MLKCQKCGKTYEKFRMLCECGGLLDVVVEFRESFESLLKERYLDVRRYLNFLLINEDFLPKLILPITPTVEKEIENVKVLFKLEYLMPSGSFKDRGTYVTIAKLKEEGIKEISLDSSGNAAISFALFGKAEGIKVHVFIPEHTNEGKKRILKLLGAEIHEIKGSRMDVHWKAREFKGAFYISHWYNPYFLEGTKIAAYEIFEQIGEVDYALVPTGSGTLFLGLYEGFKELNNFGKAKMPKLIAVQAEGYESLCKRSKRKSKLAEGIAIPEPPRKEQMLKALRETKGFCISVGDSEIDKALNDLISMGFLVEPTSAVVFAAFKKLLERDEFKKGSKVLLPLTGSGLKLM; encoded by the coding sequence ATGCTAAAATGCCAAAAATGCGGAAAAACCTATGAAAAGTTTCGTATGCTTTGTGAATGTGGTGGACTTCTCGATGTTGTAGTAGAGTTTAGGGAGAGCTTTGAAAGTCTTTTGAAGGAGAGATATTTAGATGTGAGACGTTACTTGAACTTCTTACTCATCAATGAGGACTTTCTTCCAAAGTTAATCCTTCCAATAACCCCAACTGTTGAAAAAGAGATTGAAAATGTGAAAGTTCTTTTCAAGCTTGAATATTTGATGCCCTCTGGCTCATTCAAGGATAGAGGAACTTACGTAACAATTGCAAAGCTGAAAGAAGAGGGAATCAAAGAGATAAGCCTAGACTCTTCAGGGAATGCAGCCATAAGTTTTGCACTCTTTGGAAAAGCTGAAGGGATTAAAGTCCATGTATTTATTCCAGAACACACAAACGAAGGGAAGAAAAGGATTTTAAAGCTCTTAGGGGCTGAAATTCATGAAATCAAAGGCTCAAGAATGGATGTACACTGGAAGGCTCGTGAATTCAAAGGTGCATTTTATATTTCGCATTGGTATAATCCTTATTTCTTAGAGGGTACGAAAATTGCTGCATATGAGATTTTTGAACAAATTGGAGAAGTTGATTATGCCCTAGTTCCAACAGGAAGCGGGACACTATTTTTAGGACTGTATGAAGGATTTAAAGAACTCAACAATTTTGGAAAAGCCAAAATGCCAAAGTTAATTGCAGTTCAAGCTGAAGGTTATGAAAGCTTATGCAAGCGGAGCAAAAGGAAAAGCAAGCTTGCAGAGGGAATAGCGATTCCAGAGCCTCCAAGAAAAGAGCAAATGCTCAAAGCTCTGAGAGAAACTAAGGGATTCTGCATATCAGTAGGAGATAGCGAAATTGACAAAGCCCTTAATGATCTCATTTCAATGGGCTTTTTAGTTGAACCAACTTCTGCAGTCGTCTTTGCCGCATTTAAAAAACTTCTTGAGAGAGATGAATTTAAAAAAGGTTCAAAAGTACTGTTGCCTTTAACTGGATCTGGTTTAAAGTTGATGTAA
- a CDS encoding damage-control phosphatase, with the protein MKVHYECLSCQINQCQKIAELSTNDLEKRKEAMIFSAKLFAKYFNEKSIPAIVGSDIFLELYEYLGVDDPFKEYKDKSNKLAQKVVENLKKKLEIDLRTALKLAIAGNVIDFAVGYEPEKIEEDILEMLKEELHIDESEKLFEKLRRAKILLYLTDNCGEIYFDKLLLEKIKEEFPELTIYIAGKKGAIINDATVNDLKEAKLDEVGKVISTGTRIVGVPIGRVSKRFLEIFDKADVIIAKGQGNFETLSEIKDNRVFFLLKAKCKPVARELSVPQGAMVCKTL; encoded by the coding sequence ATGAAAGTGCACTACGAATGCCTATCCTGTCAAATTAATCAATGCCAAAAGATAGCTGAACTCAGCACAAATGATTTGGAAAAAAGAAAGGAGGCAATGATATTTTCTGCAAAGCTTTTTGCAAAATACTTTAATGAAAAGTCCATTCCCGCTATTGTAGGAAGCGATATCTTTCTTGAGCTTTATGAGTATTTAGGAGTTGATGACCCATTTAAGGAATACAAAGACAAATCAAACAAACTTGCGCAGAAAGTTGTAGAAAACCTAAAGAAAAAGCTCGAAATTGACCTAAGAACTGCACTTAAATTAGCAATAGCCGGTAATGTGATTGACTTTGCTGTTGGGTATGAACCCGAAAAAATTGAAGAAGATATTTTGGAAATGCTAAAAGAAGAACTGCACATTGACGAGAGTGAAAAGCTGTTTGAAAAGCTGAGAAGAGCAAAAATTTTGTTATATTTAACGGACAATTGTGGAGAGATATATTTTGATAAGTTGTTATTAGAGAAAATTAAAGAAGAGTTTCCAGAGCTAACAATTTATATTGCCGGAAAAAAAGGGGCTATAATCAACGACGCAACTGTCAACGATCTAAAAGAGGCCAAATTGGACGAAGTGGGAAAAGTGATATCAACTGGGACTAGGATAGTTGGAGTCCCAATTGGCAGAGTCAGCAAGAGATTCCTTGAGATCTTCGACAAGGCTGATGTTATAATTGCAAAAGGCCAAGGAAACTTTGAAACTTTAAGTGAAATCAAAGATAACAGAGTGTTCTTCCTTCTAAAAGCAAAATGTAAGCCTGTTGCAAGAGAGTTAAGTGTCCCCCAGGGTGCAATGGTTTGCAAGACTCTTTAA
- the mtnP gene encoding S-methyl-5'-thioadenosine phosphorylase gives MVRIAIIGGSGVYDPKLLENIREEEVDTPYGKIKVKIGTYKGEEIAFLARHGEKHSVPPHKINYRANIWGLYELGVERILATSAVGSLNEAMKPGDFVILDQLMDFTKNRVYTFYDGEDSPHDRKFVAHVDFTEPYCPEIRNALIRAAKELGFNYHPKGTYACMEGPRFETRAEIRALRILGADVVGMTQCPEAILARELEMCYSSVAIVTNFAAGISPQKLTHTEVVELMAKKSEEIKYLLMKAIEYIPKERRCMCKDALKGATGD, from the coding sequence ATGGTGAGGATAGCAATTATTGGGGGTTCTGGAGTTTACGACCCAAAGCTCTTAGAAAACATAAGAGAAGAAGAGGTAGACACTCCCTACGGAAAAATCAAAGTGAAAATAGGGACATATAAGGGGGAAGAGATAGCATTTTTAGCCAGACACGGAGAAAAGCACAGTGTCCCACCGCATAAAATAAACTACCGCGCAAATATCTGGGGGCTTTATGAACTTGGAGTTGAAAGAATTTTAGCAACCTCGGCTGTGGGATCGCTGAACGAAGCAATGAAGCCTGGAGACTTTGTGATTCTTGACCAGCTTATGGATTTCACAAAGAACAGGGTATACACATTCTATGATGGGGAAGATTCACCGCATGACAGAAAATTTGTTGCCCATGTAGATTTCACTGAACCATATTGTCCAGAGATTAGGAATGCCCTCATCAGAGCAGCAAAGGAGCTTGGCTTTAACTATCATCCAAAGGGTACTTATGCTTGTATGGAAGGACCAAGATTTGAGACAAGAGCCGAGATTAGGGCATTAAGAATTTTAGGGGCAGATGTTGTTGGTATGACCCAGTGTCCAGAGGCAATTTTGGCAAGAGAGCTTGAGATGTGCTATTCAAGCGTCGCAATAGTTACGAACTTTGCTGCCGGAATAAGTCCTCAGAAACTGACCCATACAGAAGTCGTTGAATTAATGGCAAAGAAGAGCGAGGAAATAAAGTATCTTCTCATGAAAGCAATTGAGTACATTCCAAAAGAGAGAAGATGCATGTGCAAAGATGCCCTAAAAGGTGCAACTGGAGATTAG
- a CDS encoding YkgJ family cysteine cluster protein has product MKKKWVATIHLDTLEIESDPSFKFKCLENCAECCFRLDIPLRDEDIERIEELGYSTWEFVDYEKMFYRGDKFLGYALKKRPFDDGCIFLGEDGKCKIYPHRPLACKLYPFVLVRQGTVIEVYVRNDDFCRGINHPEGKKIDLEFVREYFWEVIERYRQKLGFSGKS; this is encoded by the coding sequence GTGAAGAAAAAGTGGGTTGCTACGATCCATTTAGATACACTTGAAATCGAATCTGATCCTTCTTTTAAATTTAAATGTCTTGAAAACTGTGCCGAATGCTGTTTTAGGCTTGACATCCCGCTCAGAGATGAGGATATTGAGAGAATTGAAGAACTTGGGTACAGTACCTGGGAGTTCGTTGATTATGAAAAAATGTTTTACAGAGGGGACAAGTTTTTGGGTTATGCTCTGAAAAAGAGACCTTTCGACGATGGCTGTATTTTTTTAGGAGAAGATGGGAAATGCAAAATATATCCTCACAGGCCTCTTGCATGCAAACTTTATCCCTTTGTACTGGTAAGACAAGGAACTGTAATTGAGGTTTATGTAAGAAACGATGATTTTTGCAGGGGCATAAATCATCCGGAAGGCAAAAAAATTGACTTAGAGTTCGTTAGGGAGTATTTTTGGGAGGTTATCGAGAGATATAGGCAAAAACTTGGGTTTTCCGGGAAATCTTAG
- the udp gene encoding uridine phosphorylase, with translation MEMKFVSADRPQTEEGYQYHIACKPGDVARYVLLPGDPERVPKISALWDEAREIAFHREYRTHTGKYKGVPISVTSTGIGGPSTAIAIEELAAIGADTFIRVGSTGAIQPGIEIGDLIIAKAAVRLEGTSKQYVRVEYPASADLEVTLALIEAAETLGVRYHVGITASTDSFYVGQARPGLNGYFPSFAKHLIDDLRQAKVTNFEMEAATLFTLANIYGLRAGCVCAVFANRVTNEFGKAGEKEAALVASEAVKILAEWDEEKEKKGKKYWFPSLRKL, from the coding sequence ATGGAAATGAAGTTTGTATCAGCAGATAGACCCCAAACTGAGGAAGGATATCAATACCACATAGCATGTAAGCCGGGGGATGTAGCAAGATATGTTTTATTGCCTGGAGACCCAGAAAGGGTGCCTAAAATAAGTGCTCTGTGGGATGAGGCAAGGGAAATAGCTTTCCACAGGGAGTACAGAACACACACAGGAAAATATAAGGGAGTTCCAATAAGTGTAACCTCAACAGGAATTGGAGGTCCATCAACAGCAATAGCAATTGAAGAATTGGCAGCTATTGGTGCTGACACCTTCATAAGGGTTGGCTCAACTGGGGCAATTCAGCCAGGAATAGAGATTGGCGACTTAATCATCGCAAAAGCTGCCGTTAGGTTGGAGGGAACATCAAAGCAGTATGTCAGGGTTGAATATCCGGCAAGCGCTGATTTGGAGGTTACTTTGGCATTGATTGAAGCTGCTGAGACATTAGGAGTTCGCTATCATGTAGGAATTACAGCATCAACGGACAGCTTCTATGTTGGTCAGGCAAGACCGGGGTTAAATGGCTATTTCCCAAGCTTTGCAAAGCATCTGATTGATGATCTAAGACAGGCAAAAGTCACGAACTTTGAAATGGAAGCGGCGACACTCTTTACGTTGGCTAACATCTATGGTCTTAGAGCTGGCTGTGTATGTGCAGTCTTTGCTAATAGAGTTACCAATGAGTTCGGAAAAGCTGGGGAGAAAGAGGCGGCATTAGTTGCAAGTGAAGCCGTAAAAATTTTGGCAGAGTGGGATGAAGAGAAGGAGAAGAAAGGAAAGAAATACTGGTTCCCAAGCTTGAGGAAGCTTTAG
- a CDS encoding signal recognition particle protein Srp54 has protein sequence MALESLGRALNNALKKLARASSVDEALVKEVVRDIQRALIMSDVNVRLVLDLTKKIQKRALEEKPPAGVSKKEHIIKIVYEELTNFLGREAKAIEIREKPTILLTVGIQGSGKTTTVAKLARYFQKRGYKVGLVCSDTWRPGAYHQLKQLVEPYGIEVFGDPNEKDAVKLAKEGVEHFKHKGVDIIIVDSAGRHKEEKGLIEEMRQISEAIKPHEVILVIDGTIGQQAYNQALAFKEATPIGSIIVTKLDGSAKGGGALSAVVATGAPIKFIGVGERIDDLEPFDPKRFVSRLLGLGDIQGLLEKFEELSKAQEFKEEDLEKFMRGKFNLKDMYAQLEAMSKMGPLKQILQMIPGLGYSLPDDVVRVSEQRLKKFKVIMDSMTEEELEHPEIINYSRIKRIARGSGTTVKDVKELLEQYNQMKKFFKSMNKRSLNRMMKRFGMGGFGI, from the coding sequence ATGGCTTTAGAGAGTTTAGGCAGGGCATTGAATAATGCATTAAAAAAGCTTGCACGTGCAAGTTCTGTTGATGAGGCATTGGTTAAAGAAGTTGTGAGGGACATTCAGAGAGCTTTAATAATGAGTGATGTTAATGTTAGACTTGTTCTTGACTTAACTAAAAAAATCCAGAAGAGGGCTTTAGAAGAAAAGCCACCAGCAGGTGTTTCGAAGAAGGAGCACATAATAAAGATCGTTTATGAAGAACTTACAAACTTCCTTGGAAGAGAGGCGAAGGCAATAGAAATTAGAGAGAAGCCAACGATTTTACTTACTGTAGGTATCCAAGGTTCTGGTAAAACAACAACTGTTGCTAAACTTGCCAGGTATTTCCAAAAGAGGGGGTATAAAGTTGGATTGGTGTGTTCTGACACTTGGCGTCCCGGTGCTTATCACCAGCTTAAGCAGCTAGTTGAGCCTTACGGGATTGAAGTTTTTGGTGATCCTAACGAGAAGGATGCCGTTAAGCTCGCTAAAGAAGGAGTTGAGCATTTCAAGCATAAAGGGGTTGACATAATCATAGTCGATTCAGCTGGAAGGCATAAAGAGGAGAAGGGCTTAATTGAAGAGATGAGGCAGATAAGTGAAGCAATAAAGCCTCACGAAGTTATTCTCGTTATAGATGGAACAATTGGACAGCAAGCTTATAATCAGGCTCTGGCATTTAAAGAGGCGACCCCAATAGGTTCAATCATAGTTACAAAGCTCGATGGTTCTGCAAAAGGTGGCGGTGCTCTTTCTGCTGTCGTTGCAACTGGTGCTCCAATAAAGTTCATCGGCGTTGGTGAGAGAATTGACGACTTGGAGCCTTTTGATCCGAAAAGATTCGTATCAAGACTCCTCGGCTTGGGCGATATTCAAGGACTTTTGGAGAAGTTTGAAGAGCTGAGTAAGGCCCAAGAGTTCAAAGAAGAGGATTTAGAAAAGTTCATGCGTGGAAAGTTCAATCTAAAGGACATGTATGCCCAACTCGAAGCTATGAGCAAGATGGGACCACTAAAGCAAATCCTCCAGATGATTCCAGGGCTGGGGTATTCTCTGCCAGATGACGTGGTTCGTGTGAGTGAACAAAGGCTTAAAAAGTTCAAGGTTATTATGGACTCAATGACTGAAGAAGAGCTCGAGCATCCTGAGATCATCAACTATTCACGTATTAAAAGGATTGCTAGGGGTTCCGGCACTACAGTAAAAGATGTCAAAGAGTTACTTGAGCAGTATAATCAGATGAAGAAATTCTTTAAGAGCATGAACAAGAGAAGTCTTAATAGGATGATGAAAAGATTTGGTATGGGAGGATTTGGCATATGA